In one window of Gossypium arboreum isolate Shixiya-1 chromosome 4, ASM2569848v2, whole genome shotgun sequence DNA:
- the LOC108452337 gene encoding uncharacterized protein LOC108452337, whose protein sequence is MEDYTLSIPLLATPAGALTTTVAATSCATKKDDENGVFSSGSSIIYRLLLVILIGTISIWANHEASKGFKVTIINVAAKESPAGRRFDLFYVSNDEATRIILNTSAVVENILYADQSDDQTKKPVHHVVLQLAAGDNLTTIKVSVDTSRSKDPVYVISLSPSIMEESNVKYSVISTIQRAMARIWLWDGKSRAPPWLIAGMEEYIWMQAGFGHHDKETALHSRSKFRPEQFCSVLSQVCSKSSKLWPGLKMNISAICGDHWKWEKTGGVCREEDDKDPKIVALALGYIEQQHKGYVQGLNQILRDGWD, encoded by the coding sequence ATGGAGGACTACACCCTTTCCATACCTCTCCTAGCTACCCCCGCCGGTGCTCTTACCACCACCGTCGCCGCTACCAGCTGCGCAACCaaaaaagatgatgaaaatgggGTTTTCTCATCCGGTTCCAGTATTATTTACCGTCTTCTTTTGGTAATTCTCATCGGAACAATCTCCATATGGGCAAACCACGAAGCATCAAAAGGATTCAAGGTAACCATAATTAACGTGGCCGCCAAAGAATCTCCGGCAGGGCGACGGTTTGATCTCTTTTACGTATCAAACGATGAAGCCACTCGGATCATCTTGAACACAAGCGCCGTGGTCGAAAACATTCTTTATGCAGATCAGTCCGACGACCAAACAAAGAAGCCAGTTCACCATGTCGTTCTTCAGCTGGCTGCCGGCGACAACCTGACGACGATCAAAGTCAGTGTGGACACAAGCAGAAGCAAAGACCCAGTTTATGTCATCAGTTTAAGTCCATCAATAATGGAGGAAAGTAATGTCAAGTACAGTGTCATATCAACCATACAACGTGCCATGGCTCGGATATGGCTCTGGGATGGCAAGTCCAGGGCTCCACCTTGGCTCATAGCTGGCATGGAAGAGTATATATGGATGCAGGCTGGATTTGGCCACCATGATAAAGAAACAGCACTGCATTCAAGATCAAAATTCAGACCAGAACAGTTTTGTTCAGTTCTTTCTCAGGTATGTTCCAAATCAAGTAAGTTGTGGCCTGGGTTGAAGATGAACATTAGTGCCATTTGTGGCGATCATTGGAAATGGGAAAAAACAGGTGGAGTTTgcagggaagaagatgataaggACCCAAAGATTGTGGCACTGGCTTTGGGTTACATTGAGCAGCAACACAAAGGGTATGTTCAAGGATTGAATCAGATTCTAAGAGATGGATGGGATTGA